ATAGAGAAAACATTGACAACTCTATTGGGATGGAGACTGAGAAAATTCTCCTAATATAGTACTCCACGTAAAGCAAGAACAAGATCAGGGCCGGTCCCGGAGTAAGCCCCACAAGCCCTCGGTCTTgggcaacccaaaaaaaaaatttcaagttatattataaattgaaaaaagtaaccCTCAATAGCACAATCTTTTGATTGGTTCAGTGATCACTGACATGTTAAAGCATCAGCAGTGCATGGTTCGATTCCCAGGCATgctcttttttggttttctccatttttttgttctacgtctttttttgtttgcatcctcaatttttattctatctctttttgtttttcctcccAACAATAATCTATACGTGATATGTTACATTTGATGGAAAAAAAAGTTAGTTAAAATAAATCAAGCAACCTAACATGATTTTTATTTGTATCGTCGAACTACCATTTCGCAAAAGAGATCATTAAAGAGATTGGctatgatctcaattgaaaatgaagCGCGATTCCTCTCAGAGTATTTTTGGGCATTTGATACTTTTTTAACTTCTTGTGCTTTTCAAACATATACtcccatcaactaaaaaaacaaaagttagcAAAATGGGCAGTTAAAAACCACCATTGATTTCTCATAGTTACcattgttttttcattttgtttggaaaaaacaATGATTGCTTCtgtaattgaaaacaaaacaccCAAGTAAAAAGAGCATCCTATTAAAATTTGCCAAGTTCTAATAAAGCTCCTCCGCAGTTAAGGGGCGCGGGTCTtgttaaagaaaagaaattatgaCATTAGTACATGGCCTGCGCTCGAACTTCATTACCTCAGAACGAATCTCTTGTACCTCCAACAGGGTCAATCTTTAACGTTAGGGTCATTTCTTGCAAAGTTGTTTCATACCTAAGTAGAAATTCCACTAAATGGAATGCACTCTTAGGCATCTTAGTACCTCCAACATCAATCCTTGCAACCTTCAATTGATGCAAGATTGACTTGATATTTTCACTCTGAGATCTCCAATACTGATCATCATCCCAACtctgaaaataaaacaaaatgtaATAGTACCAATACGATGACAAAAAGTTTTCTACGTCCAATTGGAGTTTGAGGCAAGTTGAGTATCTTCTACAAAACATTAAACACATCGACTCCAAAACATACATTGCACATTACACAAGTCAACAATCTAGGTTGCTAAAAGCTTGTCACAATATAAGACATGAGAAAACAACATTAAGCTTGTGACCTGAACCAGCCCTGAGATTATTAGGCCCCTAAGCGAACTTGTGCTCTGTGTAGCCCCATGTATTGTTATATTACGAAATTAAATATAAGGAGGTTAGCTTAAGAATGTTACTCTGTTagagttaaaaatgaaaagaaaaacataaatttATGCTTTTGAATTAGAAGTATCGAAGTAATTTTAGTAATTGTATTAAGGAGATTGCGGTCTCATCAAAAAAACGATTTTTGAATCTTGTGTATAGCAGTCATATCACATCACATAACTGAGAACACTGCTTTGAAGGtgatttggaaaagaaaaaaaaaaacactgtaTGAAATACACTAAAAGtatgttccactaactaaaaatTTTATATTGCAAGTGGAGCAGTAGCCCAGTGTTTGGCCATAAAATATACTCCAATGCATTAGAATGGGTTCAAGcctcactaactacaactactgacttttgcaaaaaagaaatCTTCCTACAAGGACAAAATGTACCACTTACTGCTAAGCTATACCATTGGACAAATGAAATATTTGAAACattcgttaaaaatttaaaacaagGGCCAATTTTGGGTCCTAAAATTAGGGACTCTAGGCATGCTTAAGGCCGGCCCTACGGGCGACACACTCACAAACACTTAGGGGCCACACACACGAATATTACCTTAATTACGTGCTCGGAACAATTTACCCCTATGCTGATGGTGTGGAGTATAGGAGAACTTCCAAGCAAGCATATTATCCTTGTGGTTCTATATTTGGTCAAGTGAGTACGGATCTCCAATGTAGTGAggtttttgaaacaaaaaggaAGTCCATCTTCTGAATCCATGGTTGACAAAATCTGGAAGCGAGAACAAAATGTAAGGGATTAATCTATAATTCATAAGACAAGTGATGGGAGAAATAcaatgaacaaaaaagaaactccAAAACATGGACGGTGATCAACTCCGAGCTTGTGACCAATCAAACATCGTTCAATGTTCTTTCTTGGTACCTCAAAACAAGAGAATTTATTAAACAGAATTACATATTGTAAACTAAACTTGGGCTTTTAGAAAATTCaacttctttttaatttcattcCTAAGTACACTTCATTTAGCGTTTTCGTATGTATGTCTGAGTGGATTTGCTTGTCCTGGAAGTTGCGTAGATAGGCATAACACATATCAGAAGAGCAATCAGAAATATGAGATTTCAATGTTAGTTCTGCTATCAAATGGTTTGATTGTCTATCTACTGATCAGTTCCCCAAACTTGGTTTAATTGCTCATGTGTGTTGGTCTATATGGAAGAGTCGAATTGACTTCATATTTTCTGGTAATTTTGCCTTGTGATAAGCGAACTTTTTGTCATGCTATCTCAGTGAATGGTGGTTTTCTAGCAACTGTTTACTTTGAGTTGTCTCCTCCATCCCCAGTGCACTTGAGGATAGTAATGTCCGTAAATGGCAACGTCCTCCTACTGGGTTTTGGAAAAGTTTTGGTTAGTTTTGAGCCCTCTtatctttttgtcttttggacGTCGTTTAAGGAGGTCATTTCTAATTCTTGATAAGATCTTCCACTACGAACAAGAAAAAATTCCAAAGATGCATATTTTGCTACGCTTCCTTGATGATATCAACCATCGCATTGTCCTACACATACATGTACATCGTCATCTATTTCTTATGTGATTTTATTGAAGTAGAGTTTGACAAAGTTTCTTCTAATGTTTGTTAATTACTTCTACttgctaaaaattgattgtgTTATTGCTTTCTTctttaatcatcaaaataataatttatagGGAAATAGAGACTTTGTCAAGACTCGAGAGTACTCTTTGCCAGTCTTGTTCAGGAACTTGTTTCAGCTACTTTCCATTCCCCTGTAATGCTTattacaaaaatcaaaataagcgTAAAAAAGTAAGCTTATGTTGTCTTTAATGGTTTTAattaactttttgaattttgttttttatgatGTGCAAACACAGatcccaaatcaaacaaaaaataaagtaaaagaaGATCAGCAAATAAGTAACTTGAGATGAATCCGCATTTGTCCAtttcttgttttcaaaattggcttacttatttttcaagtatttattttcggctttacgagacagatcattctgtCACAttatatcacttttaattcaaaaaataaaatacttcagTTGGCGGAACACACCCAGTCaattttgaaaacaagaaatgaacAAATGCGAATTCATCTCAAGTTACTTATGGAGTTGCCACCACAAAGGCACCATGAGTTTAGATAAAATTGGTTGAAATAATGATTTGTCCACCACCAGGCACCAACAGTTTAGATCACGGATGAAATAATGACTTGTGATTTAGAAATTGAGTGAGAACTGACCTTGAGAACTCCGCTTCTGACATTTAGAGATCGAGCAAAACAGAGTGCAGATATAAAGGACGCTGCACTTTGCAATGTAGCCGGATTTCGTGACGATAATGGCAGGTAggaaaaatgaacggttccCATATTGAGGTCTTCAAAGCTGTCCGTCACACATTTAACATTAAAAGTGTCTTTCCAGTAGAGCCACTGCAGATTTGGGACAAGAATCTTGGCCCAACTACTTGTATATCGCAAGCACCCCATCACTTGTAATTCCAGTAACCCAGTGCCCGAAATATCCAAACCTTTCAGCCGCAAATcttcaagtttcaaaatttctaGGCCTGGGCAGTTGATATTGAGATCAGTCATTCCTAGACAATTGTTCAAGCACAGTTCCTAAGGAGAGGGAAATTACTACCCGAAAACACATCCGAACAAGCCTCGAGCCATATATTAGTAAGACACAAGGTGTGGAGTGCTGGAAACAAAACCGGAGCAGGAAATCTAAAATCCCTGTACCAGGAGAATATTAGACAAAGATTATTATTTAATTTGAGAACCTTAAGCGTGTTGCAATTGAATAAACTCGGAGGGAGATCAAACAAACAGTCTGTTTCTGTATCAACGTCGAGTTCGACCTGTTCGATTCTTTGATTCATTACTCGATCGACGCAATCCAGGAAGCAAGAGGAACTTACGCAACCGGAGAGGCGAAAGGTGGTAATATTGGAGTCCGGTTGACGGCGAGATAACACCGTGGGTACGAAGTCCATAACCCCGTAACTGGGAGAGAGATGGGACAAACCGAGATGAGGGTGGGAACGCCATAGGGATAGGTGGGTCCAGCGTTTGGATAGAAGGCTGGTTTGGACGATGGATTTGaacgggaggagagagaatatgTGGTGGAGCAATTCGGCCGGTAAATCACTAAATCTGTCTCTGCTGATTCTCTCCTTCTTCATCTTGTAAATCTCTGCCGCGGCCGTCGAGGTCTTGTTCTCCTCGGAGGCtgtttctcttcctctcttgGTTCTctgtttagggtttcaaatttcaataataAAGGATTCTGAACAGAGCATCGGCTACTCAAGTGAGATTATACGGAGGGTCCGTATACATGCTTTGTGCGGAGACGACTGGAGTCtactaaaaagtataaaattataacaaaaataaaaaacaaaaaattactaaagacgaaaaatatcaaaaattgtatTTGTTTGTCTATAGTATCGTCTTATATTAATTGTTTTTTAAACTTGGgttcataattttatatttttttcgattcctctcgtcaagaggGGACGATTAATCCCAAAGATTATAACGTAAAACTATattccaaaaaattatgaaaagtaaaatttagtcaaaaaaatacctaagaaaaaaaatgcaactttgCCCTATATTTTCTCAAATTAAATGGCATTTTCCATATTTGAGAAACTTTTGAGTATGTGAGTGTGGGGTGGTAATTGCCATTTCTTTTGCCTTTTTTGAGAAatcccaacaatttttttttcaaaaatacaacCATTGTGGTTGTTCTCAGGCAACTCCTCAATTCTACATTGCTTAATTGTTTGAGAAGCTCAACATTAGAAAACACTGACAACTCTATTGGGGTGGAGACTGAGAAAATTCTCCTCATATgttgttgtatttttatttttttgtaattagtTGGATTTTATTTAATCGTTATTTTaagttaaatatttttattttttttccttcacttattggaaatatttgattctctctaattagcaaaaaagaaaaaagaaaatggatcGAGACTTTCAATCAACAGATATAGGTATTTGCTGCgcacaagaaaaaaacaatatttCATAATATAACTTTAAAAATTGGCTAAGTTTTTTTGGGAGACTTAGTCAAAAATCcctcatatttacattttttgactTCATGGACAAATatcttttgcaatcaaacataatgaCAAATGTGCCTATAAAAGTGTCCAAAATCCCAAGGTagcctatatatgaaagtgcctaaaactctaaggtaccctatatatgaaagtgtctaaatcaCTAAAACCTTATAATAGGAATGTGCATCCTATaaccttatgaaagtgcttaaacatgttttggccttataACTAAAAAGGGTGGCGATAATGCCACGAAAATTTTCTTTAATGCCACGACAGTGTTAGGTTGTCTTACAataattttgaagcaaagtttgATGATTCATAAACACCctttccgatatcggattgaggtgattttttacaggaaccctaaacaaaatgttttaaataaaatgagtgattccgatcatttttgcgGGACCCAAAAAGGGCGCAAACGAGATCTGTACCTGGCTATTGTACAATTGTTGCTGTACTCCTATCTTTACACCTATGTGACACTGCGCATGATTGCGCTTTAATTAGTTTCAAAGAGCACTATGCACACAGACTcgccattttttcttttttttttgcaaaatggcACTTATTGTTTGATTGCCAAATAATGGCAACAGCAAATTTGGCTTTAGGAGTGTGGATGCTCTACACCAGTGTTTGCCATTTCATCCTTGCCGTTCTCATTTTTGGCCAATGAATAGTGTCAACTTgtcaaaaataagaataaaaattgcAAGTGTACTCCATCCATGTATGCCATTTTGCCGGCCATTATCATTTTTCTCCGTCTCTCAATAAAAAATGGCAACTTCGCCAtacattttctcaaaattggcaactaaaatgaaattttcCATATTTGAGAAACTTTCAAGTTTGTGAGTGTGGGATGGTAGTTGCCATTTCTTTTGCCTTTTTTGAGAAATCGCAACAAATTTTCTCAAGAAAACAACCGCTGTGGTTGCTCTTAGGCAACTCCCCAATTCTACATTGCTTATTGTGTTTGACAAATTCTAAATTAGAAAAACATTGACAACTCTATTGGGGTGGAGTCCTAATATACTCCATGTAAAACAAGAGCAAGATACTCCTTCTGTCCTTAAATAAGTGTTTCCTACGAAAGaacgtgcaattttcaaacaaaaaattaaagtacttccgtgcataattttttcaattaatttcttgGCACTGAATTAAAGATCTAATTGGGTAGATAGACTAGAAGAGAGAATCAAATCGTTATGTTGTGGTGTGCTGTGGTGTGGTGTGGAGGTTAAAAACCAAATTTCATGTGGTCTCAACCCCCTTACCTTCTCCTCGACCACCATTGATTTCTCATAGTAACTCACCTCACTCGTTTCCTTCTATTGACGACAAGGATAGGATTGAAATTTTACAGGAAATACTAAATAGACGCGCTTAAGCATTTCCGGACAAATATAAAACCAACCTGTATTAATTTGTAAGGATAAAAACTATACATAAGgtccttttttctatttttgataATAAAACTTCTATTTCTACTCGAGTCCTGAAACAACGTATGTTTCTTTTattctatttaaaaaaaaaaaaagtgattgcTTTTTAATTGAAGACACAACAAAGTAAAAAGAGCACCTGTAAGAATTGCCAAGAAGTTCTAATAAAGCTCCTCTGCTGTCAAGGGGCACTGATTTTGTGAAAGAAAAGAGATTATGACATTAGTACACAGCCGCTGCGCAAACTTCATTATCTGAGAACGAATGTTTTGTTGTACGAGAACAGGATCCGCAAGGTCAATCTTTAAGGTTAGGGTCATTTCTTGCAAAGCTGTTTCAAACCTAAGTAGAAATTCCACTAAATGGAATGCACTCTTAGGCATCTTAGTACCCCCAACATCAATCCTTGCAACCTTCAATTGACGCTCAATTGACTTGATATTTTAACTCTGAGATCGGCCAATACCGATCGTCATCCCAActctgaaaaataaaacaaaatgttATAGTACCAATACAATGGCGACAAGTTTTCTATGTCCAATTGGAGTATGAGGCACATTGAGTATCTCATACAAAACATTAGACACATTACATTAAACACATTGGCTCCAAAAAATACAGGTCACATTACACAAGTTTAACAATCTACATTGAtaaaggaaattgaattctacactttcttttttgacatttacactcttttttttggattttagtgttgaaagtgtatgtaatttttttcctagacgacaaaaaaaagtgtgtaaatgtcaaaaagagaatgtagaattcaatttccttctcttttatgtcttttgcctatatcttttagtgtggaccttgaaaaatatgtaatacGGATCTTATTTGacagatctcgattagttctataatacaaagttttcaaaattatgaaaaacattatagattgaaagatataagcaattaaaaaataatacgcaattcaaaaatggataatgaaaatgggacggagggagtacaagacATGAGAAAACAACATTAATGCTAGTGACCTGGGCCCCGTGTATTGttattaagaaattaaatataATGAAGTTTAATTTAAGAATGTTAGCTTAAggatgaaaaggaaaaacataaaCCTATGATTTTGTTGCCTCACATTTAGCTGAACATTTGAATTAGAAGTTCGATCAACGTAATTTTAGTAATTGTATCAAAGAGATAGCGgtctcataaaaataaaaataaaacgatTTTTGACTATTGTGCATACTACAAGAAATCAGGCTTTTTGCGAGGAGCATAATTCCTCGCAAAATCCGAATTGTTCCTCGCCAAAAGTCTTTTGCAAGGAAATTTCATTCGTCGTTAGTTCCTCGCAAAAATATAGTCTCCGATTCTCTTttgcgaggaattttttttccctcgcaAAAAAGATACATTTTGCGAGAAATTGACTTTGTCGCAATTGAGTACACCATTTAGCGAGAAAATTAATTAGACGctaatattaaataaattagTCGCCAAAAGTGGGCCATTCATTGCAAAAACTATCTCATTGGCGACAAAGAGTTTCCTCGCTAAAACAATAAATCTTTTAGCAAGGAATAGATTCCTCGCAAAAGACTATTCCTTTTGCCAAAATAGGTCTTGCTTTTTGCAAGGAATATTTTCATCGCAAAAGGTGATTTCTTTTTGCGAGGAAGAAATACCTCGCCAAAGACGATTTCCCTTGACAAACCGGTGAATCCTTTTTGCTAGGAAACTAGCCCCTCGCAAAAAAGGAATTTCTTATAGCaatgaattttaattttttggcaaaaatagtTCTTTTTGTGACAACTAAATCATCACACAAAAATACTAGTTGCTATGTGCTTTCTTTTGCTTCttgtcatgatttcaaagaCAATTCATCAAACTCAAAGGCAATAGAATAACATTAACTTAAACCAGTTAACATAAGTCAAAACACGGTATCTTAACCTTAATCTTCTTCAATACCCAACATAACTTCAAGTATCCAAGGCAAGAACCACAATCCATGGACTATATATAATGTGTACTGTCATATACCAAAAACTAAAGACATCATTCTTCCATCTAGTAGTACCAAAACATAAGACAAAAGGCAGCTTTGTCCCTCCAAAACATTGTTCCATCTCATATCTCTTACTACATTGTATCTTCATCCACCAAATGATCACCATCGATTGTTGAGAAATCTACATGTAACACAATAAAAAGCTTTACAAATTATAGTCATGAGTAATAATTGATTACAATATGTCATCGCTACTAAACATGAATATCCCTAGTAGCTTAATGCATAGATTGTGACTTAACCACAAGAAATAAAGCAGCAATAGAGTCCTTAAACAGATAACACTAACTATAATGAGTTGCTCTAAAAGTACTAGTCTCTTAGCAATAGTCCAAGAACATAAGCTTAACAACTTAGTTTCAGATCCAGCATATTTAAGGCTGAAATTAGTTAATGAGCTAGGAAATACAAGCAAACTGAGTTTCAGATATTAGCTTGCACGGGTACAATTGCTTTAAACTGACCGTGGTTGACTAAACCACTTCATAGTGATCAATCAGGGAGTGAATCAGTGACACAAGTAGAGATATGGAAAGTAACATTGTACCACCACTCTATGGAAAGTAACATTGTACCACCACTCTATGGAAAGTAACGTTGTACCACCACTCAGCAAGTGAAAACCATTTAACCAATACATAGGTGTATCCCCAGCTATATACGTTTGATTCCCTTTAACACCTAATTGCTTTGTGCAAAAACGTTGTAAAGACTGATTGAGCGACCTCAATTGCTCAACAAGGATGAACTAAAGCCATAAAAGAATCACATTCTTTTTTTGTACTCAATAAAGATTGAAATCTGTTATAAATAATAAGAGACATAAGTTGCTTCAGGAAGATCAAATTTTTCCTACATATCTCGCAAATTCAACCAGCCAATATCTACACTATGtctaagaaaaagaaatattggAGTAGTAAAGATAGACAAGTACATATAACCAATAAAGAACTCACCACTGGATCACTGGAATGGTATAAATAAATCTCCAAGTTCTCTTTTTGTGCTGAAAACCAGCTGGTAATATCCTTAACAAAGTCGGATACATCTTTTCCAGACTCAAATCGTAGCGAAAAGACAGCGCAACTTCCAGAAATAAGCCTGAGCAATAGGTGATGAAGGAGATAAATGATAAATCTCAAAGCTCCACTTTGTTCCCCTGGGAAATTGCTAAAACTCAAACCAAATGCACATAGCAACTCTTGCACAAACTTGAACAAAATATATTAAATTCACTAGCCCCGCAGAACAATTTCCACATACATAGCTGAGGGGAAAAAGATTATTTGTTTGTTCAGTTGTTTTCTTAGAAACTCATCATAAGAAACAAGATAGCAAATCAATGTCCAGAAGCATTGCTACTGtatgcactacaagaaattataCTTTCGGTGACCAAGAATTTAGTCACTAATTCATAGATTTGCATACATACATCAATGATATCTAAATCTTTACAAATTCATACGTAAGCCTCTCTAGCTATATACTCACATGCTCAAGGCTGAGTGCCTGAACTAAAAGAAGGGGAAGGAAGTTATAGCTTCCAAATCCTGTAGTTATAGCTTCCAAACTGCTCTATTAAACAAACTTACTTGATTAAATCGCGTACGAGGTAGTAGAGTGTGCTTACTGAATGTTGAGACAGATTCATTTATGCACATATCATAAAGGAATTAAATTTAACACTTTGTAAAACCACAGGGGCAGATTTATGCATCGCTGTATAACTTAAAATTAAAATCCCATCGCATAATTGGAAAACAAGGAAGTATCTGTTACTAGATTGGTACCCACCAAAATGGCAAAAATGATCTAACTGATAAGACCCCTATAAACACAAGCATCCCAAGTGAGACCCCTATAAATCCAACATCCCCTTCTCCAAATCCAAATTCTTTCATTGTAAGCACGAATAGACATTAGCATAGCCAAATTTAGATTCATCCCATTGAAGTAGTCGAATCAGAAAAATGCAGCAAAGAAGAACACGGAGAGCACAGTAACAGAGTCATCAAAATCAGTTGGACATTATGTAGAAATGTAACCTTCATGCAATCTAAGGAGAAATAGCAGCACACTATAGCAGCAGTAGTAGCAGCATGTAAAATTTCTGTGCAGCTGTATACAGCAAAGGGCAAAAAAATATTAGTAGCTAAGCTTTGAAAATCAT
The sequence above is drawn from the Rhododendron vialii isolate Sample 1 chromosome 6a, ASM3025357v1 genome and encodes:
- the LOC131330594 gene encoding uncharacterized protein LOC131330594, whose protein sequence is MTDLNINCPGLEILKLEDLRLKGLDISGTGLLELQVMGCLRYTSSWAKILVPNLQWLYWKDTFNVKCVTDSFEDLNMGTVHFSYLPLSSRNPATLQSAASFISALCFARSLNVRSGVLKILSTMDSEDGLPFCFKNLTTLEIRTHLTKYRTTRIICLLGSSPILHTISIGVNCSEHVIKSWDDDQYWRSQSENIKSILHQLKVARIDVGGTKMPKSAFHLVEFLLRYETTLQEMTLTLKIDPVGGTRDSF
- the LOC131330596 gene encoding uncharacterized protein LOC131330596, producing the protein MQLRSMLISGSCAVFSLRFESGKDVSDFVKDITSWFSAQKENLEIYLYHSSDPVISQQSMVIIWWMKIQCSKRYEMEQCFGGTKLPFVLCFGTTRWKNDVFSFWYMTVHIIYSPWIVVLALDT